From one Malus sylvestris chromosome 1, drMalSylv7.2, whole genome shotgun sequence genomic stretch:
- the LOC126617625 gene encoding auxin response factor 18 isoform X2, with the protein MAHLECDSSISRAETGLGGDDLYTELWKLCAGPLVDVPRPGDKVFYFPQGHMEQLEASTNQELNQQIPLFNLPSKILCSVVNIRLLAEQETDEVYAQITLHPEADQSEPTSPDPCKPEAPKPTVHWFCKILTASDTSTHGGFSVLRKHATECLPPLDMNQATPTQELIAKDLHGYEWKFKHIFRGQPRRHLLTTGWSTFVTSKRLVAGDAFVFLRGDNGELRVGVRRLARQQSQMPSSVISSQSMHLGVLATASHALMTKTLFVVYSKPRTSQFIVCLNKYLEAINNKFSLGMRFRMRFEGEESPERRFTGTIVEVGDLSPQWSESKWRSLKVQWDEHAAVQRPERVSPWDIELFVASAPLNLAQPVVKSKRPRPVEIASSVTTNSAASAFWYHSSPQTTELNQLGGVPEVQSSSSQIVWPMRQKESNSSSYSSARVCSDGIWPSSPNVTVSLSLFPDSKESNKNVTIGSVLSSFASPITSKPNNVPMHDQVEKGKKSDTSGFRLFGCNLTNNTKTTCPQELVFKTMPSGAKGPIPADAFESDQILDVSKLSKEQKQVILEASPKETQGKQGLTLSMRTRTKVQMQGVAVGRAVDLTALKGYDHLIDELEKMFEIKGELRPQNKWAVVFTDDENDMMLMGDDQWPDFCKLVKKIFIYSSDEVQKMNRFKLQSSSLDCEGTVSMDSERRLEHD; encoded by the exons ATGGCACACCTCGAGTGTGACTCCTCGATTTCTCGTGCGGAAACAG GTTTGGGAGGTGATGATCTGTATACAGAGCTATGGAAGTTGTGTGCAGGGCCTCTGGTGGATGTACCAAGGCCTGGAGATAAGGTCTTCTACTTTCCTCAAGGTCATATGGAACAA cTGGAAGCATCAACAAATCAGGAACTGAACCAGCAAATCCCTCTCTTTAATCTTCCCTCAAAGATCCTTTGTAGTGTGGTCAATATTCGATTACTG GCAGAACAAGAAACAGATGAGGTTTATGCTCAAATCACTTTGCATCCAGAAGCAGAT CAAAGTGAACCTACAAGTCCTGATCCATGCAAACCCGAAGCTCCAAAGCCAACGGTTCACTGGTTTTGCAAGATTTTGACAGCTTCCGATACAAGCACCCATGGAGGGTTCTCAGTCCTTCGAAAGCATGCCACCGAGTGCTTACCTCCGTTG gACATGAACCAAGCAACTCCAACTCAGGAGTTAATCGCCAAAGATCTTCATGGGTATGAGTGGAAATTTAAGCACATCTTTAGAG GTCAACCGCGGAGGCATTTACTTACCACAGGATGGAGTACATTCGTCACTTCAAAAAGATTGGTTGCTGGTGACGCCTTTGTGTTTTTGAG GGGTGACAATGGGGAATTACGGGTTGGGGTTCGGCGTCTAGCTCGTCAACAGAGTCAGATGCCATCATCTGTGATATCAAGCCAGAGCATGCATCTTGGAGTGCTTGCAACTGCTTCGCATGCTCTTATGACCAAAACACTGTTTGTTGTGTATTCCAAGCCAAG GACTAGCCAGTTCATTGTTTGCTTAAACAAATATCTGGAGGCCATCAACAATAAATTCTCGCTTGGGATGCGCTTCAGGATGCGATTTGAGGGAGAAGAATCTCCTGAAAGAAG GTTCACAGGCACAATAGTTGAGGTTGGGGATTTATCTCCTCAGTGGTCGGAGTCTAAATGGCGATCGTTGAAG GTTCAATGGGATGAGCATGCTGCAGTTCAAAGGCCAGAGAGGGTTTCTCCTTGGGATATAGAACTTTTTGTAGCTTCTGCTCCTTTAAATCTTGCTCAACCAGTGGTAAAGAGTAAAAGGCCTCGGCCTGTAGAAATTGCTTCATCTG TTACCACCAATTCAGCTGCTTCAGCATTTTGGTATCATAGCTCACCCCAGACCACAGAGTTAAACCAATTAGGTGGTGTTCCGGAAGTCCAAAGCTCTAGTAGTCAGATTGTCTGGCCTATGAGGCAGAAAGAAAGCAATAGCAGCAGTTACTCTAGCGCAAGGGTATGCTCAGATGGCATCTGGCCTTCTTCCCCgaacgtgactgtttctttgaGCCTTTTCCCAGACTCAAAGGAAAGCAACAAGAATGTAACTATAGGGTCTGTGCTCTCTAGCTTTGCCTCCCCAATTACCTCAAAGCCAAATAATGTCCCGATGCATGACCAGGttgaaaaagggaaaaaatctGACACTTCAGGTTTTAGGTTGTTTGGTTGCAATTTGACAAACAACACTAAAACAACTTGTCCTCAAGAGCTAGTGTTTAAAACAATGCCGTCTGGTGCCAAAGGACCTATTCCAGCTGATGCATTTGAATCCGATCAGATTCTGGATGTTTCGAAGCTGTCAAAAGAGCAGAAACAAGTAATCTTGGAGGCCTCACCAAAAGAAACACAGGGCAAGCAAGGATTGACTCTTTCAATGAGAACTCGCACTAAG GTGCAAATGCAAGGGGTTGCTGTTGGTCGTGCTGTGGACTTGACTGCATTGAAAGGCTACGATCATCTAATTGATGAGCTAGAGAAAATGTTTGAGATCAAAGGGGAGCTTCGTCCACAGAACAAATGGGCAGTTGTTTTCACGGATGATGAAAATGACATGATGCTTATGGGCGATGATCAATGGCC AGACTTCTGTAAGCTGGTGAagaagatatttatatattcaagCGACGAGGTACAGAAGATGAACAGATTCAAGCTTCAGAGTTCATCTTTAGATTGTGAAGGGACGGTAAGCATGGATTCTGAGCGTAGATTGGAACATGATTAG
- the LOC126617625 gene encoding auxin response factor 18 isoform X1: MAHLECDSSISRAETGLGGDDLYTELWKLCAGPLVDVPRPGDKVFYFPQGHMEQLEASTNQELNQQIPLFNLPSKILCSVVNIRLLAEQETDEVYAQITLHPEADQSEPTSPDPCKPEAPKPTVHWFCKILTASDTSTHGGFSVLRKHATECLPPLDMNQATPTQELIAKDLHGYEWKFKHIFRGQPRRHLLTTGWSTFVTSKRLVAGDAFVFLRGDNGELRVGVRRLARQQSQMPSSVISSQSMHLGVLATASHALMTKTLFVVYSKPRTSQFIVCLNKYLEAINNKFSLGMRFRMRFEGEESPERRFTGTIVEVGDLSPQWSESKWRSLKVQWDEHAAVQRPERVSPWDIELFVASAPLNLAQPVVKSKRPRPVEIASSEVTTNSAASAFWYHSSPQTTELNQLGGVPEVQSSSSQIVWPMRQKESNSSSYSSARVCSDGIWPSSPNVTVSLSLFPDSKESNKNVTIGSVLSSFASPITSKPNNVPMHDQVEKGKKSDTSGFRLFGCNLTNNTKTTCPQELVFKTMPSGAKGPIPADAFESDQILDVSKLSKEQKQVILEASPKETQGKQGLTLSMRTRTKVQMQGVAVGRAVDLTALKGYDHLIDELEKMFEIKGELRPQNKWAVVFTDDENDMMLMGDDQWPDFCKLVKKIFIYSSDEVQKMNRFKLQSSSLDCEGTVSMDSERRLEHD, from the exons ATGGCACACCTCGAGTGTGACTCCTCGATTTCTCGTGCGGAAACAG GTTTGGGAGGTGATGATCTGTATACAGAGCTATGGAAGTTGTGTGCAGGGCCTCTGGTGGATGTACCAAGGCCTGGAGATAAGGTCTTCTACTTTCCTCAAGGTCATATGGAACAA cTGGAAGCATCAACAAATCAGGAACTGAACCAGCAAATCCCTCTCTTTAATCTTCCCTCAAAGATCCTTTGTAGTGTGGTCAATATTCGATTACTG GCAGAACAAGAAACAGATGAGGTTTATGCTCAAATCACTTTGCATCCAGAAGCAGAT CAAAGTGAACCTACAAGTCCTGATCCATGCAAACCCGAAGCTCCAAAGCCAACGGTTCACTGGTTTTGCAAGATTTTGACAGCTTCCGATACAAGCACCCATGGAGGGTTCTCAGTCCTTCGAAAGCATGCCACCGAGTGCTTACCTCCGTTG gACATGAACCAAGCAACTCCAACTCAGGAGTTAATCGCCAAAGATCTTCATGGGTATGAGTGGAAATTTAAGCACATCTTTAGAG GTCAACCGCGGAGGCATTTACTTACCACAGGATGGAGTACATTCGTCACTTCAAAAAGATTGGTTGCTGGTGACGCCTTTGTGTTTTTGAG GGGTGACAATGGGGAATTACGGGTTGGGGTTCGGCGTCTAGCTCGTCAACAGAGTCAGATGCCATCATCTGTGATATCAAGCCAGAGCATGCATCTTGGAGTGCTTGCAACTGCTTCGCATGCTCTTATGACCAAAACACTGTTTGTTGTGTATTCCAAGCCAAG GACTAGCCAGTTCATTGTTTGCTTAAACAAATATCTGGAGGCCATCAACAATAAATTCTCGCTTGGGATGCGCTTCAGGATGCGATTTGAGGGAGAAGAATCTCCTGAAAGAAG GTTCACAGGCACAATAGTTGAGGTTGGGGATTTATCTCCTCAGTGGTCGGAGTCTAAATGGCGATCGTTGAAG GTTCAATGGGATGAGCATGCTGCAGTTCAAAGGCCAGAGAGGGTTTCTCCTTGGGATATAGAACTTTTTGTAGCTTCTGCTCCTTTAAATCTTGCTCAACCAGTGGTAAAGAGTAAAAGGCCTCGGCCTGTAGAAATTGCTTCATCTG AAGTTACCACCAATTCAGCTGCTTCAGCATTTTGGTATCATAGCTCACCCCAGACCACAGAGTTAAACCAATTAGGTGGTGTTCCGGAAGTCCAAAGCTCTAGTAGTCAGATTGTCTGGCCTATGAGGCAGAAAGAAAGCAATAGCAGCAGTTACTCTAGCGCAAGGGTATGCTCAGATGGCATCTGGCCTTCTTCCCCgaacgtgactgtttctttgaGCCTTTTCCCAGACTCAAAGGAAAGCAACAAGAATGTAACTATAGGGTCTGTGCTCTCTAGCTTTGCCTCCCCAATTACCTCAAAGCCAAATAATGTCCCGATGCATGACCAGGttgaaaaagggaaaaaatctGACACTTCAGGTTTTAGGTTGTTTGGTTGCAATTTGACAAACAACACTAAAACAACTTGTCCTCAAGAGCTAGTGTTTAAAACAATGCCGTCTGGTGCCAAAGGACCTATTCCAGCTGATGCATTTGAATCCGATCAGATTCTGGATGTTTCGAAGCTGTCAAAAGAGCAGAAACAAGTAATCTTGGAGGCCTCACCAAAAGAAACACAGGGCAAGCAAGGATTGACTCTTTCAATGAGAACTCGCACTAAG GTGCAAATGCAAGGGGTTGCTGTTGGTCGTGCTGTGGACTTGACTGCATTGAAAGGCTACGATCATCTAATTGATGAGCTAGAGAAAATGTTTGAGATCAAAGGGGAGCTTCGTCCACAGAACAAATGGGCAGTTGTTTTCACGGATGATGAAAATGACATGATGCTTATGGGCGATGATCAATGGCC AGACTTCTGTAAGCTGGTGAagaagatatttatatattcaagCGACGAGGTACAGAAGATGAACAGATTCAAGCTTCAGAGTTCATCTTTAGATTGTGAAGGGACGGTAAGCATGGATTCTGAGCGTAGATTGGAACATGATTAG